The following proteins come from a genomic window of Yinghuangia sp. ASG 101:
- a CDS encoding helix-turn-helix transcriptional regulator, protein MARWGAPPVTNESEEFGPWLGRQLRRRDMTQSELATMLDVTRAAVSAWITGRAQPRPETVRRIADAFDTDLATVYGRTSDAVAARPVTWYHRPAHADGGREFGNAAAFAFEADLGVLAREATQNSLDERYDPTRPVRVRYILHELTGEHLRSFLDVVQWESLKAHYAAAATTDQKVGRALAGGLRELEASGSLLLLRVDDHNANGLTGPEYDDGRFAAVVRRQLDSHKGDNRRAGGSYGLGKATLWATSRLGLVLVNSTLSVPHEGRTARRLIGRLDLPWHQVDGEAFAGPAWFGEPDSDRAFENVSRSWWGSEQETANLYLEREGEEPGTSFLVVGAHDAAAVAVGDEGLQAMHNKLCDSLAENFWAAMTGTDTLPPLLEASVRTLRNGTELIPETRVSPEQRRPALARALRAYLAGETVTQLSGRTDVVERAVTLTVPPLRTDGKGTTSVAHDAVLLFTPADDGDRTHSQVVSMRGNRMTIASRRPRDLGLVVEPYQAVLLAGFATARDGEDVVRAEAFLRASEPPEHNRWEWTDELSATYVRGAKKRLDEFRVASDDAVRAIVGARAVGPTDGAGPALLRNLLKLTVPSGGGRTVTHRGRGYPAVDDLDGEVDATGAWSLRVRIAVPQQDDPWRLLPIACFGSGSPVRWAELTATENCSFAGDVIVVAPGVRYAMFSGVTDVDSHPVDAVRTNVTVILRKAVEGVARP, encoded by the coding sequence ATGGCTCGGTGGGGGGCGCCTCCTGTGACCAATGAGAGTGAAGAGTTCGGGCCTTGGCTCGGGAGACAGCTTCGACGTCGCGACATGACCCAATCGGAGCTTGCGACCATGCTGGATGTCACCCGGGCCGCGGTGTCCGCGTGGATCACCGGCCGGGCCCAGCCACGGCCGGAGACCGTTCGTCGGATCGCCGATGCCTTCGACACGGATCTGGCCACCGTGTACGGGCGTACGAGCGACGCTGTCGCCGCGCGGCCGGTGACCTGGTACCACCGCCCCGCACACGCCGACGGCGGCCGGGAGTTCGGCAACGCGGCGGCGTTCGCCTTCGAGGCGGACCTCGGCGTCCTCGCGCGCGAGGCGACGCAGAACTCTCTCGACGAGCGGTACGACCCCACGCGGCCGGTTCGCGTCCGGTACATCCTGCACGAGCTCACCGGTGAACATCTGCGCAGCTTCCTGGACGTCGTGCAATGGGAATCGCTCAAGGCCCATTACGCCGCCGCCGCAACCACGGATCAGAAGGTCGGACGCGCACTGGCCGGGGGCCTACGAGAGCTGGAGGCCTCCGGTTCCCTTTTGCTGCTCCGGGTCGACGACCACAACGCCAACGGCCTCACCGGTCCCGAGTACGACGACGGCCGCTTCGCCGCCGTCGTGCGACGTCAACTCGACAGCCACAAGGGCGACAACCGCCGAGCGGGAGGCTCCTATGGCTTGGGCAAGGCGACCCTCTGGGCCACCAGCAGGCTCGGCCTCGTCCTCGTGAACAGCACCCTCTCGGTTCCCCACGAAGGCCGCACGGCACGTCGGTTGATCGGTCGCCTGGACCTGCCCTGGCACCAAGTGGACGGCGAGGCGTTCGCCGGGCCGGCATGGTTCGGTGAACCGGACAGCGACCGTGCCTTCGAGAACGTCTCCCGCTCCTGGTGGGGCAGTGAACAGGAGACCGCGAACCTCTATCTGGAGCGTGAGGGCGAGGAGCCGGGGACGTCCTTCCTGGTGGTCGGCGCCCACGACGCCGCCGCTGTCGCGGTCGGGGACGAAGGCCTTCAGGCCATGCACAACAAGCTCTGCGATTCCTTGGCGGAGAACTTCTGGGCCGCGATGACCGGAACGGACACTCTGCCGCCGCTGCTCGAGGCGTCGGTCCGAACCCTGCGCAACGGGACCGAGTTGATCCCGGAGACGCGTGTCAGTCCCGAACAACGGCGCCCCGCCCTGGCCCGGGCCCTGCGTGCCTACCTGGCCGGGGAGACGGTCACCCAGCTCTCCGGCCGGACCGACGTGGTCGAGCGAGCCGTCACGCTCACCGTGCCGCCACTGCGTACCGACGGCAAGGGGACAACGTCTGTCGCCCACGACGCGGTGCTGCTGTTCACGCCCGCGGACGACGGCGATCGGACTCACAGTCAGGTCGTGTCCATGCGGGGAAACCGCATGACGATCGCCAGCCGCAGGCCGCGCGATCTGGGCCTCGTCGTCGAGCCTTACCAGGCGGTTCTGCTCGCCGGCTTCGCGACCGCCCGCGACGGGGAGGACGTCGTGCGCGCCGAAGCCTTCCTTCGTGCGTCGGAACCCCCCGAGCACAATCGCTGGGAGTGGACGGACGAGCTGTCCGCCACGTACGTACGCGGGGCGAAGAAGCGCTTGGACGAGTTCCGCGTGGCGTCCGACGACGCCGTACGCGCGATCGTCGGCGCGCGGGCCGTCGGGCCCACCGACGGAGCCGGCCCCGCGTTGCTCCGGAACCTGCTGAAGCTCACCGTGCCAAGCGGCGGTGGACGGACGGTCACTCACCGCGGACGCGGCTACCCGGCCGTCGACGACCTCGATGGCGAGGTCGACGCCACCGGGGCATGGTCCCTGCGCGTGCGCATCGCCGTCCCGCAACAGGACGACCCCTGGCGCCTCCTGCCGATCGCCTGCTTCGGTTCCGGCAGCCCGGTCCGCTGGGCCGAACTGACCGCCACGGAGAACTGCTCCTTCGCCGGTGACGTCATCGTCGTCGCCCCAGGCGTCCGGTACGCGATGTTCAGCGGCGTTACCGACGTCGACAGCCACCCGGTCGATGCCGTGCGGACCAATGTCACCGTGATCCTGCGCAAGGCCGTCGAAGGAGTTGCACGCCCGTGA
- a CDS encoding GntR family transcriptional regulator, which yields MDTDVDTGPDTGSSSVGILGSRVEDRLRSAVLGAEFGLRERLTESGLARRLGVSRTPVRAALVGLVADGLLTRVDGAYYVAVPDLAELRDLYELRVTLELRGIARALENPSFRHDDAILAEQWAWWSGMREEPPQPGPGFVLLDERFHVELSRAARNAALTAALVSVNAKIRRIRMYDFLTADRVATTVAEHVEILELLRAGELDAAHRALHVHVGESLAVVWERASRALTLMTLHGGHS from the coding sequence ATGGACACCGATGTGGATACCGGTCCGGATACAGGGTCCTCGTCCGTGGGGATTCTTGGGTCGCGGGTCGAGGATCGGCTTCGTTCGGCCGTGCTGGGAGCGGAGTTCGGGCTGCGGGAGCGGTTGACGGAGAGTGGGCTGGCGCGGCGGTTGGGGGTGTCGCGGACGCCGGTCCGGGCGGCGCTGGTCGGCCTGGTCGCGGACGGGCTGCTGACGCGGGTGGACGGGGCGTACTACGTCGCGGTGCCGGACCTCGCGGAGCTGCGTGACCTGTACGAGCTGCGGGTCACGCTGGAACTCCGGGGGATCGCACGGGCGTTGGAGAACCCGTCGTTCCGGCACGACGACGCGATCCTGGCGGAGCAGTGGGCGTGGTGGTCCGGGATGCGGGAGGAACCGCCCCAACCCGGGCCGGGGTTCGTGCTGTTGGACGAGCGGTTCCACGTGGAGCTGTCGCGGGCGGCGCGGAACGCCGCGCTGACGGCGGCGCTGGTGTCGGTGAACGCGAAGATCCGCCGGATCCGCATGTACGACTTCCTCACCGCCGACCGCGTGGCCACGACCGTGGCCGAGCACGTGGAGATCTTGGAACTGCTCCGGGCAGGGGAGTTGGACGCCGCCCACCGGGCGCTGCACGTCCATGTCGGAGAGTCCCTGGCCGTGGTCTGGGAGCGGGCCTCGCGGGCGCTGACGCTGATGACGCTGCACGGAGGCCATTCATGA
- a CDS encoding DUF6339 family protein, which translates to MSFPHATDDRLALLPVGVATRFLDQAILSGAEPPPQVALLRAATVIADPSARWDTAPVRELLDHATARFASNRADADAWLAPRLHATMRMTRSEAADKDLWAYLAMIVAPDYVLWRHTPVGGEDTRRPVVQASRFVGGSSVQAFARLWWAAEMCRDGADYRPVEVACGNQDFLNTALRLGIMDHRPTALAVVRVMENLTSAGAPRPGDQVNALCKAIGIAGSTLMYEVIGPDELPNDAELLAWIDEADSAPPVAWDRLPDGPDDGTAPTASVDALTHLFEDLNEHLGRLRDRRRTSVTRG; encoded by the coding sequence GTGAGCTTCCCGCACGCCACCGACGATCGTCTTGCCCTGCTACCGGTGGGCGTGGCCACGCGATTCCTCGACCAGGCCATTCTGTCCGGAGCCGAGCCACCCCCACAGGTCGCGCTGCTGCGCGCCGCTACCGTGATCGCCGATCCGTCGGCACGGTGGGACACCGCACCGGTTCGGGAGCTGCTGGACCACGCCACGGCTCGCTTCGCGAGCAACCGTGCCGACGCCGACGCCTGGCTCGCGCCGCGCCTCCACGCGACCATGCGCATGACCAGGAGCGAGGCCGCGGACAAGGATCTGTGGGCATACCTCGCCATGATCGTCGCCCCGGACTATGTTCTGTGGCGACACACCCCAGTGGGCGGCGAGGACACGCGACGCCCCGTCGTCCAGGCGTCTCGATTTGTGGGAGGCAGTTCCGTCCAGGCTTTCGCCCGGCTGTGGTGGGCCGCCGAAATGTGCCGCGACGGTGCCGACTATCGTCCCGTCGAGGTGGCCTGCGGCAACCAGGACTTCCTCAACACCGCCTTGCGCCTCGGCATCATGGACCACCGTCCCACCGCGCTGGCCGTCGTCCGGGTCATGGAAAACCTGACCTCGGCCGGCGCACCCCGACCGGGGGACCAGGTGAACGCTCTGTGCAAGGCCATCGGCATCGCGGGCAGCACCCTGATGTACGAGGTCATCGGCCCCGACGAACTCCCGAACGACGCGGAGCTGCTGGCGTGGATCGACGAGGCCGACTCCGCTCCTCCCGTGGCCTGGGACCGTCTCCCCGACGGCCCCGACGACGGCACCGCCCCCACAGCGTCCGTCGATGCCCTCACCCACCTCTTCGAGGATCTCAACGAGCATCTGGGTCGGCTTCGCGACCGACGTCGCACGTCCGTGACGCGCGGGTGA
- the uca gene encoding urea carboxylase, whose protein sequence is MSFDTVLVANRGEIAVRIIRTASRMGLRTVAVYSDADAGAMHMRMADEAVRIGPGPAAESYLRVDAIVEACRRTGAGAVHPGYGFLSERADFARACEAAGIAFVGPTPGQIELFGTKNTARGAAARAGVPLMPGTELLVDVEDAVTQANRIGYPVMLKAVAGGGGIGMRACADEAALRAGYDQVTRAAQAGFGNAAVFLERFVANARHVEVQVFGDGDGRVVSLGDRDCSLQRRHQKVIEEAPAPLLPDEVRDRIHAASRTLCARVGYRSAGTVEYVYDPERQEAWFLEVNTRLQVEHPVTEAVTGVDLVEWMLRLARGDAGLLDGVPDGGPPPRGHSVEARVYAEDPARGHQPSSGVVTRVAYGPGARVDGWLEPGREVGTFYDPMLAKVITHADTREAAFAALSDALEHTEVAGIETNLGQLRAAVADPVVSAGWMTTATLGSVRDPRPRIEVVRAGTLTTVQDLPGRLGGWDVGIPPSGPMDDRSFRDGNRILGNPDGAPGLECTLDGPRLRFTHAATVCVTGAPAAVKVNGFAVARREAVRVPAGGELDVGTATGPGMRVYVLVAGGFDVPAYLGSASTFTAGEFGGHAGRALRVGDVLRAVPGVSADQDAERPRASVREPTPAPEFTDRWVVGVSEGPQPAPEYLTRADMAQLYATWWTVTSQAARTGVRLSGPKPTWTRADGGEAGLHPSNLHDNPYSVGALNLTGDTPVLLGPDGPSLGGFVCPVTVVPGERWKIGQLRPGDRIRFTPVAEDTADALRSGTMAAPPLLGRAPERDDGVLGRIAATDATPEVVYRRGAADNILVEYGPMVLDLGLRMRVHALASGLAARGLDGLVDVTPGVRSLHLHTDPDRLPQRRLMRILAEVESELPATADLSVESRTVRLPMSWDDPVVGRAIARYRETVRDDAPWNPSNIEFIRRINGLPDADDVRRIVFDADYLVLGLGDVYLGAPAATPLDPRHRLVTTKYNPARTWTAEGTVGIGGTYMCVYGMNSPGGYQLVGRTIPIWSTHANTGGFEPGVPWLLRFFDRVSWYPVEPDELLGIRADLLTGRAGLDITAGTFTLADHNRFLAENADDIKEFRRRQAHAFEAERVAWEAAGEFAPRPEPEPAPAARLVVPPGGEVVRAPLAATVWEVTAAPGGFVRGGDVLVRLEAMKMEVVVTAPADGFVHQVLVEPGRQIDPGAPLAVLAVEAAA, encoded by the coding sequence ATGAGTTTCGACACCGTGCTGGTCGCCAATCGGGGCGAGATCGCCGTACGCATCATCAGGACCGCGTCGCGGATGGGACTGCGCACCGTCGCGGTGTACTCCGACGCGGACGCCGGGGCGATGCACATGCGCATGGCCGACGAGGCGGTGCGGATCGGTCCGGGGCCGGCCGCCGAGAGCTACCTGCGCGTCGACGCGATCGTGGAGGCGTGCCGCCGGACAGGCGCCGGGGCCGTGCACCCCGGCTACGGATTCCTGTCCGAACGCGCGGACTTCGCCCGGGCGTGCGAGGCGGCGGGCATCGCGTTCGTCGGCCCGACGCCCGGGCAGATCGAGCTGTTCGGCACCAAGAACACCGCGCGCGGCGCCGCCGCCAGGGCCGGTGTCCCGTTGATGCCCGGCACCGAACTGCTGGTGGACGTCGAGGACGCGGTCACCCAGGCGAACCGGATCGGCTATCCGGTCATGCTGAAGGCGGTGGCCGGCGGCGGGGGCATCGGCATGCGGGCGTGTGCCGACGAGGCCGCGCTGCGGGCCGGGTACGACCAGGTCACCCGTGCGGCGCAGGCCGGCTTCGGCAACGCCGCGGTGTTCCTGGAGCGCTTCGTCGCCAACGCCCGGCACGTCGAGGTGCAGGTGTTCGGGGACGGCGACGGCCGCGTGGTCAGCCTGGGCGACCGCGACTGCAGTCTGCAGCGCCGCCACCAGAAGGTCATCGAGGAGGCCCCGGCACCGCTGCTGCCCGACGAGGTCCGCGACCGGATCCACGCGGCGTCGCGGACGTTGTGCGCGAGGGTCGGATACCGGTCGGCGGGGACCGTCGAGTACGTCTACGACCCGGAACGGCAGGAGGCCTGGTTCCTGGAGGTCAACACCCGGCTCCAGGTCGAGCACCCCGTGACCGAGGCGGTCACCGGCGTGGACCTGGTGGAGTGGATGCTGCGCCTGGCCCGCGGCGACGCGGGCCTCCTCGACGGCGTGCCGGACGGCGGTCCGCCGCCGCGCGGGCACAGCGTCGAGGCGCGCGTGTACGCCGAGGACCCGGCACGCGGCCACCAGCCCAGCTCCGGCGTCGTCACCCGGGTCGCGTACGGCCCGGGCGCGCGGGTGGACGGCTGGCTCGAACCGGGCCGTGAGGTCGGCACGTTCTACGACCCCATGCTCGCCAAGGTGATCACCCACGCGGACACACGCGAGGCGGCGTTCGCGGCGTTGTCCGACGCGCTGGAGCACACCGAGGTCGCCGGGATCGAGACCAACCTCGGGCAACTGCGCGCGGCGGTCGCCGACCCCGTCGTCTCCGCGGGATGGATGACGACGGCGACCCTCGGGTCGGTCCGGGACCCCCGGCCGCGGATCGAGGTCGTCCGGGCCGGCACCCTCACCACCGTGCAGGACCTGCCGGGGCGCCTCGGCGGCTGGGACGTCGGCATCCCGCCCAGCGGGCCGATGGACGACCGGTCCTTCCGCGACGGCAACCGCATCCTCGGCAATCCCGACGGAGCCCCCGGACTCGAATGCACCCTGGACGGGCCGCGCCTGCGGTTCACCCATGCCGCGACGGTGTGTGTGACCGGCGCGCCGGCCGCGGTCAAAGTCAACGGATTCGCGGTCGCGCGGCGGGAGGCCGTCCGGGTGCCGGCCGGCGGCGAGTTGGACGTCGGCACCGCCACCGGGCCGGGCATGCGCGTGTACGTCCTGGTCGCGGGAGGGTTCGACGTCCCCGCCTACCTCGGTTCGGCGTCCACCTTCACCGCGGGGGAGTTCGGCGGTCACGCCGGACGGGCCCTGCGCGTCGGCGACGTGCTGCGCGCCGTGCCCGGCGTCTCCGCGGACCAGGACGCGGAGCGCCCCCGCGCGAGCGTCCGGGAGCCGACGCCCGCACCGGAGTTCACCGACAGGTGGGTCGTCGGCGTCAGCGAGGGCCCGCAGCCCGCCCCCGAGTACCTGACGCGCGCGGATATGGCGCAGTTGTACGCGACCTGGTGGACCGTCACGAGTCAGGCCGCGCGCACCGGTGTGCGGTTGTCCGGCCCGAAGCCGACCTGGACGCGCGCCGACGGCGGCGAGGCCGGGCTGCACCCGTCCAACCTGCACGACAACCCGTACTCGGTCGGGGCGCTGAACCTCACCGGCGACACCCCGGTGCTGCTGGGGCCGGACGGGCCCAGCCTGGGCGGGTTCGTGTGCCCGGTGACGGTCGTCCCCGGCGAGCGGTGGAAGATCGGCCAGTTGCGGCCGGGCGACCGGATCCGGTTCACCCCGGTCGCGGAGGACACGGCCGACGCGCTGCGGTCCGGCACGATGGCCGCGCCGCCGCTGCTGGGCCGGGCTCCCGAGCGCGACGACGGCGTCCTGGGCCGGATCGCGGCGACGGACGCGACGCCGGAGGTGGTGTACCGGCGCGGTGCCGCCGACAACATCCTGGTGGAGTACGGGCCGATGGTCCTCGACCTGGGGCTGCGCATGCGCGTGCACGCCCTCGCGTCCGGCCTCGCCGCCCGCGGTCTGGACGGCCTGGTCGACGTCACCCCGGGGGTGCGCTCGCTGCACCTGCACACCGATCCGGACCGGCTCCCGCAGCGGCGCCTGATGCGGATCCTCGCCGAGGTCGAGTCCGAACTGCCCGCCACCGCCGACCTGTCCGTGGAGAGCCGCACCGTCCGCCTGCCGATGTCCTGGGACGACCCCGTCGTCGGCCGGGCCATCGCCCGCTATCGCGAGACCGTCCGCGACGACGCCCCGTGGAACCCGTCGAACATCGAGTTCATCCGCCGCATCAACGGCCTGCCCGACGCCGACGACGTGCGCCGCATCGTCTTCGACGCCGACTACCTCGTCCTGGGCCTCGGGGACGTGTACCTCGGCGCGCCGGCCGCGACCCCGCTCGACCCGCGGCACCGGCTGGTCACGACGAAGTACAACCCCGCCCGGACGTGGACCGCGGAGGGCACGGTCGGCATCGGCGGCACGTACATGTGCGTGTACGGGATGAACAGCCCGGGCGGCTACCAGCTGGTCGGCCGGACCATACCGATCTGGAGCACGCACGCGAACACCGGCGGGTTCGAGCCCGGTGTGCCGTGGCTGCTGCGGTTCTTCGACCGTGTCAGCTGGTATCCCGTCGAACCGGACGAACTCCTGGGCATCCGCGCCGACTTGCTGACCGGCCGAGCCGGACTCGACATCACCGCGGGCACGTTCACCCTCGCCGACCACAACAGGTTCCTCGCCGAGAACGCCGACGACATCAAGGAGTTCCGGCGACGGCAGGCGCACGCGTTCGAGGCCGAACGCGTCGCGTGGGAGGCGGCGGGCGAGTTCGCGCCGCGGCCCGAACCGGAACCCGCCCCGGCGGCCCGGTTGGTCGTGCCTCCGGGCGGCGAGGTGGTGCGGGCGCCGCTCGCGGCCACGGTCTGGGAAGTGACCGCCGCGCCGGGCGGGTTCGTGCGCGGCGGCGATGTGCTGGTCCGATTGGAGGCGATGAAGATGGAGGTCGTGGTGACCGCGCCCGCGGACGGATTCGTCCACCAGGTCCTGGTCGAGCCGGGACGGCAGATCGATCCGGGCGCCCCGCTGGCGGTGCTGGCCGTGGAGGCCGCCGCATGA